From a single Candidatus Izimaplasma bacterium HR1 genomic region:
- the oppD_1 gene encoding Oligopeptide transport ATP-binding protein OppD, which translates to MAEKILEVKDLAISFKTQYGILHAIRGVSFDLIKGETLAIVGESGSGKSVTSRSILGILAGNSIYESGEIHYNGRDLLQVHEEEMHEIRGSKISMIFQDPMSSLNPIQTVGQQISEALKFKLDMPERMAKKRAVELMQQVGIPEAEKRYKQYPFQFSGGMRQRIVISIALANNAEILICDEPTTALDVTIQGQILELINDLKVKRDLSVIFITHDLGVVANVADRIAVMYSGKIVEYGTAEEIFYDPKHPYTWALLSSMPNLATSKHLDAISGTPPNMIYPPKGDAFAPRNKYALEIDFEEQPPYFKVSDTHYAATWLLHPDAPKVKLPDAVNRLKEMRGKMSYGK; encoded by the coding sequence ATGGCAGAAAAAATATTAGAAGTTAAAGACTTAGCGATCTCATTTAAAACACAATATGGGATTTTACATGCGATTCGCGGAGTATCTTTCGATTTAATCAAAGGTGAAACATTAGCAATCGTTGGTGAATCTGGTTCAGGTAAAAGTGTTACATCAAGATCAATCCTTGGTATCTTAGCCGGAAACAGTATTTATGAAAGTGGAGAAATTCATTATAACGGTCGTGATTTATTACAAGTTCATGAAGAAGAAATGCATGAAATAAGAGGTTCAAAAATCTCAATGATCTTCCAGGATCCAATGAGTTCGTTAAACCCTATTCAAACTGTAGGGCAACAAATCTCTGAAGCATTGAAATTCAAATTAGATATGCCTGAAAGAATGGCTAAAAAAAGAGCCGTTGAATTAATGCAACAAGTTGGTATTCCTGAAGCTGAAAAACGCTACAAGCAATACCCATTCCAATTCTCAGGAGGAATGAGACAAAGAATCGTTATCTCTATCGCTTTAGCTAACAATGCAGAGATCTTAATCTGTGATGAGCCTACAACTGCTTTAGATGTAACAATCCAAGGTCAAATTCTTGAATTAATTAATGATTTAAAAGTTAAAAGAGATTTATCAGTTATATTTATTACACATGATTTAGGTGTAGTAGCAAACGTTGCAGACAGAATTGCTGTAATGTATTCTGGTAAAATAGTGGAATATGGAACAGCAGAAGAAATCTTCTATGATCCAAAACATCCATATACTTGGGCGTTATTATCATCAATGCCTAACTTAGCAACATCAAAACATTTAGATGCAATTTCAGGTACACCACCTAACATGATCTACCCACCTAAGGGAGATGCATTTGCACCTAGAAATAAATATGCTTTAGAAATTGATTTCGAAGAACAACCACCTTATTTCAAAGTATCTGATACTCACTATGCTGCAACTTGGTTATTACATCCAGATGCACCTAAAGTTAAGTTACCTGATGCTGTTAACAGACTTAAAGAAATGAGAGGGAAAATGAGTTATGGAAAATAA